From the genome of Streptomyces sp. NBC_01341, one region includes:
- the recF gene encoding DNA replication/repair protein RecF (All proteins in this family for which functions are known are DNA-binding proteins that assist the filamentation of RecA onto DNA for the initiation of recombination or recombinational repair.) produces MHVTHLSLADFRSYARVEVPLDPGVTVFVGANGQGKTNLVEAVGYLATLGSHRVSSDAPLVRMGAERAVVRAAVTQGERSQLVELELNPGRANRARINRSSQVRPRDVLGIVRTVLFAPEDLALVKGDPGERRRFLDELITARSPRMAGVRSDYERVLKQRNTLLKSAAMARRHGGRSMDMSTLDVWDQHLAQVGAELLAQRLDLIATLQPLADKAYADVAPGGGPVSLEYRSSIGADVEPARTREELYEQVTAALAHARKQEIERGVTLVGPHRDDLVLGLRGMPAKGYASHGESWSYALALRLASYDLLRTEGNEPVLVLDDVFAELDARRRERLAELVAQGEQVLVTAAVDDDVPGVLAGARYAVSAGAVERL; encoded by the coding sequence ATGCACGTCACGCATCTCTCGCTGGCCGATTTCCGCTCGTACGCCCGGGTCGAGGTCCCTCTTGATCCGGGCGTCACCGTGTTCGTGGGGGCCAACGGCCAGGGCAAGACCAACCTGGTCGAGGCGGTCGGCTATCTCGCCACGCTGGGCAGCCACCGGGTGTCCTCGGACGCCCCCCTGGTCCGGATGGGCGCGGAGCGTGCCGTCGTGCGCGCCGCGGTCACCCAGGGCGAGCGCTCCCAGCTGGTCGAGCTGGAGCTCAATCCGGGCCGCGCCAATCGTGCGCGCATCAACAGGTCGTCGCAGGTCAGACCGCGTGACGTTCTGGGGATCGTGCGCACGGTGCTGTTCGCCCCGGAGGATCTTGCTCTGGTGAAGGGCGATCCCGGTGAGCGGCGCCGCTTTCTGGACGAGCTGATCACCGCGCGTTCCCCGCGCATGGCCGGCGTCCGCTCCGACTACGAGCGGGTGCTGAAGCAGCGGAACACCCTGCTGAAGTCCGCCGCCATGGCCCGAAGGCACGGCGGCCGGTCGATGGACATGTCCACGCTGGACGTGTGGGACCAGCATCTGGCACAGGTGGGGGCCGAACTCCTCGCACAGCGGCTTGATCTGATCGCCACCCTGCAGCCGCTGGCGGACAAGGCGTACGCGGACGTGGCTCCCGGCGGCGGTCCCGTGTCGCTGGAGTACCGGAGCTCGATCGGTGCGGATGTGGAGCCGGCGCGTACCCGCGAGGAGCTGTACGAGCAGGTGACGGCCGCGCTGGCGCACGCGCGGAAGCAGGAGATCGAACGCGGCGTGACGCTGGTCGGTCCGCACCGGGACGACCTGGTGCTGGGCCTCCGCGGAATGCCGGCGAAGGGGTACGCGAGCCACGGAGAGTCGTGGTCGTACGCGCTGGCGTTGCGGCTGGCCTCTTACGATCTGCTGCGCACCGAGGGAAACGAGCCGGTGCTCGTGCTCGACGACGTCTTCGCCGAGCTGGACGCGCGCCGCCGCGAACGGCTGGCCGAGCTGGTCGCGCAGGGCGAGCAGGTGCTGGTGACGGCGGCGGTGGACGACGACGTCCCCGGTGTGCTGGCGGGAGCGCGGTACGCGGTGTCGGCGGGTGCGGTGGAGCGGCTGTGA
- the gnd gene encoding phosphogluconate dehydrogenase (NAD(+)-dependent, decarboxylating), producing the protein MELGLVGLGKMGGNMRERIRRAGHTVIGYDRNADIADVHSLEELVGKLKGPRVVWVMVPAGAATQSTVDELAELLSPGDVVVDGGNSRWTDDEKHAVELGIKGIGFVDCGVSGGVWGLENGYALMYGGDAAHVEKVQPIFDALKPEGQFGSVHAGKVGAGHFAKMVHNGIEYAMMQAYAEGWELLEKVDSVTDVREVFRSWQEGTVIRSWLLDLAVNALDDDEHLDQLRGFAADSGEGRWTVEAAIDNAVPLPAITASLFARFASRQDDSPQMKMIAALRNQFGGHAVENKK; encoded by the coding sequence ATGGAGCTCGGTCTCGTCGGCCTCGGCAAGATGGGCGGCAACATGCGCGAGCGCATCCGCCGCGCAGGCCACACCGTCATCGGTTACGACCGCAACGCGGACATCGCCGATGTCCACAGCCTCGAAGAGCTTGTGGGCAAGCTCAAGGGCCCGCGCGTCGTGTGGGTCATGGTCCCGGCGGGTGCCGCGACCCAGTCCACCGTCGACGAGCTGGCCGAGCTGCTCTCCCCGGGTGACGTCGTCGTGGACGGTGGGAACTCCCGCTGGACCGACGACGAGAAGCACGCCGTCGAGCTCGGCATCAAGGGCATCGGCTTCGTCGACTGCGGTGTCTCCGGCGGCGTCTGGGGCCTGGAGAACGGCTACGCCCTGATGTACGGCGGCGACGCGGCCCACGTCGAGAAGGTCCAGCCGATCTTCGACGCGCTCAAGCCGGAGGGCCAGTTCGGCTCCGTCCACGCGGGCAAGGTCGGCGCCGGCCACTTCGCCAAGATGGTCCACAACGGCATCGAGTACGCCATGATGCAGGCGTACGCCGAGGGCTGGGAGCTCCTGGAGAAGGTCGACTCCGTCACGGACGTGCGCGAGGTCTTCCGCTCCTGGCAGGAGGGCACGGTCATCCGTTCCTGGCTGCTCGACCTGGCGGTCAACGCGCTGGACGACGACGAGCACCTGGACCAGCTGCGCGGCTTCGCCGCCGACTCGGGCGAGGGCCGGTGGACGGTCGAGGCCGCCATCGACAACGCGGTGCCGCTGCCCGCGATCACCGCTTCGCTGTTCGCGCGCTTCGCCTCGCGGCAGGACGACTCCCCGCAGATGAAGATGATCGCCGCGCTGCGCAACCAGTTCGGCGGGCACGCGGTCGAGAACAAGAAGTAG